CGTCAGGAAGCATTCCTTGATCGCGTAGGTCACGGCGCCGCCGCATAGCGGGTCGGATCGGGCAGCCCCGCCTGCTCGAAACCCATCGCCCTGAGGCGGCAGGCATCGCACTCGCCACACGCGCCGCCGTCGGGGCCCGGGTCGTAGCAGCTGTGGCTCAGCCCCGCGTCGAGCCCTAGGCGGGCCGCTTCGCGCGCGATGTCGGCCTTGGTCATGTCCTGCAGCGGCGCATGGATGGTGAACGGATCGCCCTCGACCCCGGCCTTGGTCGCCAGATTGGCCAGCCGCTCGAACGCCGCAACGAAGTCCGGGCGGCAGTCGGGATAGCCCGAATAATCGAGCGCGTTCACCCCCACGAATAGATCGCGCGCGCCGCTTGCCTCGGCCAGGCCCAGCGCCAGGCTGAGGAAGATGGTGTTGCGGGCCGGCACGTAGGTGACTGGAATGCCCTCGCCGACGCCGTCCTTGGGCACCGCGAAGTCGGCGGTCAGCGCCGAGCCGCCGAATGCGCGCAGATCGAGCGGCAGGATCACGTGGCGGTCGGCAAGGTCCGCCGCGATCCGCTTGGCGGCCTCGAGCTCGACCCGGTGGCGCTGGCCGTAATCCACCGTCAGCGCGCAGACCCGGAAGCCCCGCTCCCGCGCCAGCGCGGCGCAGACCATGGAATCGAGCCCGCCCGAAAGAAGGACGACGGCAGTGGAAGGGGTGCTGGGCATGGCGGCGCGCCCATAGGACGGGGGCGTCCGAAACGCAAAAATCGGAGGCCCTGGAAAAGAAGGGCCGCCCCGAAGGGCGGCCCAGGTTCGGGCTCAAAGGCCCGTCAGGGAGGAAAGCGTGCCGAACCATCGGTCAGGCACAAACAAGCCCTAGCAGCTTATGGTTAAACAACGCCTTAACGTCGACCGGAAATAGGACATTCTCCGACCCTTCGGGCATAAATACTGAGGTCATAAGGCTCGCCGCGGTGAAAGCCCTGCGTACTGAGCTTGAGCGATCGCGGCGTGGTGACGGTGATCTCCGAGCGACCGAAATCGCCCGGCCCGCAGTCCAGCGTCATCAACAGCCGCCGCGGCGAGTTGGCAAGGATCGTCCGTTTGCAGCGATCCCCGGCGTGGGCATAGGTCGCCAGCAATTCCATGTCGGGCAGGCAGCCGCGCCGGGCCCCGCGCCCGGTCGCGTCGCGGCTCACTTCCCACAGGCCGGGCTCCACCCCCGGCAACACGGACGGCGCCCGCGCGGCCTCGGCGAACCCGCCGGCCAGGGCCGCAAGCAGCATGAAGGGCGCGACTCTGCTCATCCCGCCGCTTTTATCACGCTTCCGTTTCAATCGAAGACCAGGGGAAAGCTGGTCGAGCAGAATTCGCAGTCGACGCGGATCACGCCCTCGTCATTCTTCATCTGCTCGCGCTCCTCCTCGGGAAAGCGGGCAATGACCGAGCGGACATAGTCGGGATCGCAGCGGCAGCCGCGCGACAGCGGGGCTCCGGGCAACACCCGCACTTCCTCTTCCTCGTGGAACAGGCGCCAGACGAGGGCATCGAGCGACAGGGTCTCGTCGGTCAGTTCCTCGGGGCGCACCGATCCCGCCAGCACCGCGACATGGTCCCAGTCGGGATGGTCGAGCCGGGTGTGCAGCCGCTCGCGCCCTTCCTCGCCTTCGGGCAGGTGCTGGAACAGGATTCCGCCCGCGACCCAGCCGTCGGCCTTCTTTTCGGCCGCCAGGCGGACGATTGAGGGAATCTGCTCGGACTGGGTGAAATAGCTTTGCGCGGCCTCGGCCAGGCTGTCGCCTTCCAGCGGAACGATGCCCTGGTAGCGCTCGTCGGTGGCGGGCTGGTCGAAGGTGATCGCCAGATAGCCTTCGCCGAACAACGTCTTGAGCGTCGGGGCGTGGGCGGCATCCGCCAGCTTGACCGGATCGTGACGAACATAGCCACGCAGTTCGCCACCTTTGTAGTCGCACACCAGCAGGTCGACCACGCCTCCTTGGGTCTGCGCCTGAAGCGTCAGCTGCCCGCCGGGATCCTTGAGCAGCGAGCCAAGCAGCGCGGTCAGCGCCAGCGCTTCGGCCAGCATCCGCTCGATCGGCGGCGGGTAGGCATGGGCGGAAAGGATGCGGCGCAGCGAAGGGCCGATCCGGGCCGCGCGGCCGCGGGCATTACGCGCCGGAACGGTCACGCCAAGCGCGGCATCGAGAGTAAGAATGTCGGGGGTCATGCAGGGGAGATAGGAAGCCCCCCTGCCGACCTCAACCGCCCGTCCCGTGTCCCGGCAAGTGCCGGGGCGGGTCGTCAGGCGGAGCGCGCCTCGCGGGCGGCTTCGTTGGCATCGCGGTGGGCGTTGGTGCGGGTCAGGCGCTCGGCCATGGCTTCCCAGGCCTCGGCGGCTTCCAGGTTGCGGCGCTTGACGTTCTCGAGGCTGGCGGCGTCGGCGTCGCGGCGGCACTCGGCGGCGCGCTCGGAATAGAATTGGAGGGTGGACATCGGGGGCTGTCTTCCTTCGCTAGGGTTGGCAGGAGAGAGAAAGAAAGCGGCCCGCACGCCATCACACAAGCGGGCCGCTCTCTCTAACTCAGGCTCAGGCGCTCTGCAGGTTCACAGCGCTCGCGCGGCCATCACGGCCGCTCTGCAGCTCGTACTGGACCTTCTGGTCGCGATCGAGCGTGCGCATGCCGGCCGCTTCAACTGCCGAGATGTGGACAAAAGCGTCGCCGCTTCCATCCTCGGGCGAGATAAAGCCATAGCCCTTGTCGGCGTTGAAGAATTTGACGGTTCCGGTGATCATGGTGGTAGTCCTTCTCGTAGCGCCACCCGAAAGCCGGGCAGCACGCTAGGAGCAGCATGGAGAGAAGGAGTAAGGAGCCGCAAAGCGCCGTAGACCGTCAAAACTTGCGACTGATAGCCATCTCCATATGCGCCCGAATGGCCGGAATTACAACTGTGGCCCCCGCGGACCTTCGCGGGCGGACCGCGCGGAGAGCAATTGAGGGCCGGGTCACAACCATGTGCCTTCTTGCCAGTCGACCCGGGCACGCGCAGTTACGTGGTTACGAAAGAATACCATGCAACAGGAGCTTCGATCCCATGCACAAGAGTCTCGCCTTCGTCGCCGCCCTCGCCCTTGCCGGCACCGCCGCGATCGCTGCTCAGCCCGCCCCGCAATCGGCCGCCGCCGCCGCCCGTTTGGTGCAGGCCGGCCGCTACACGGTCGACGCCAACCATACGCAGGTCGTCTGGTCGGTCGACCACTTCGGCTTCAGCCGCCTGTACGGCATGGTCGGAGCGATGAGCGGGACACTCAACATCGATCCCGCCAACACCCGCAACGCCAAGGTCGCGATCGACATTCCACTGTCGGGCCTGACCGTCACCTCGCCCGGCTTCGCCAAGCATCTCGCCACCGCCGACCTGTTCGACACCGCCAAGTTCCCGACCGCGCGGTTCGTGTCGCGCAGCGTCACCGTGCGCGGCACCCAGGCGACGATCGCCGGCGACCTCACCCTGCGCGGAGTGACCAAGCCCCTCACCCTCGACGCCCGCCTCCACGGCGCCGGCGCCAACCCGATGAACAAGAAGCAGACGGTCGGCTTCTCGGCTACCGCCACCCTGAAGCGCAGTGACTTCAACCTCGGCTATGCCGTTCCGGCGGTGTCGGACGACGTGAAGCTCGAGATCACCGCCGCGTTCGAGAAGTAAGGCCGCGCCCCCGCCACCTCCTTGTCCCCGCAGGAAATGACGCTATATTGCGTCAAAGGAGGTGGCACATGGGTTTGGCACAATATGCGGAAGGCGGCCTGTTCGCACCCGGCAAGATCGCGACCCTGCTGCGCACCACCAGTCAGGAAGTGGCGGCCTCGGCCGGTCTCGCGCGCGACGCCGTACAGCGGCAGGAGCGTCTCCGCTCGCCCCGCACCCAGGGCCGGCTGCGCGAGATGGTCGAGATCCTGAACAAGGTCGAGCCGCGCTTCGGCTCGCCGCTGATGGCCTTTGCCTGGTACCGCTCGGAGCCGCTGCCGGGCTTCGCCAACCAGACCGCGATGACGCTGGTCCAGCAAGGCCGCGCCGGGGACGTGCTGGCCTATATCGATGCGGTCGACGCGGGCGTGTTCGCCTGAGTGGACTGCGCTTAGGTGGACTACAGGGGCACGCTCTACCGCTCGCTCAACCCGCTCTACGCTCGCCAACCGCTTTCGGGCGAAGGCGCCGCACGGTTCGGCGGGCGCTTCAATCCGCGCGGGGTCCCGGCGCTCTACACCGCGCTGACCATTGCCACCGCCATCCGTGAGGCCAACCAGGCCGGCGATCTCCAGCCGACCACCCTGGTCGCCTATCGCGCCACGTTCACCAACCTGTTCGACTGCCGCGACGCCGCGGTGCTTGCCCGTTTCGAAATGACCGCCGAGACGCTGGCCGACCCGGCCTGGCGCGAAGCGATGCGCAAGGACGGCCGCGCCCCGACGCAGGACTTCGCTCTCGCGCTGATCGCCGCCGGCCATCCCGGAATGCTGGTCCGCAGCTTCGCCCGCGGCGCTGCCCCGGACGACCTCAACCTCGTCCTCTGGCGCTGGACCGGTGACGGGGCTCGATTATCCGTCATCGACGACGAGGCCCGGCTTGGCTGAAGCGGGGCTCTCGACGACCGGCGGAAACATCTCGTCGGCGACCTTCAGCAAAGGATCGGCAGGATCCCTCCGGCGCGCTTCGTCGAAGTCGAGATCGGCGCGGGCACAGTCCCCCGCCAGGCGATAGGCAATCCCCCGGCCCGCCAGCGGCCGTGCCTCGCCGGGCAGCCGTTCGATCGCGCGGGTCAGATGGGCGATAGCGTCCGGAAACCGCCGAAGTTCAACCTCGACCATCCCGAGCTCGAACCAGCCATCACCCCGGTCGGACTCTAATTG
Above is a window of Sphingomonas glaciei DNA encoding:
- a CDS encoding antitoxin Xre/MbcA/ParS toxin-binding domain-containing protein — translated: MGLAQYAEGGLFAPGKIATLLRTTSQEVAASAGLARDAVQRQERLRSPRTQGRLREMVEILNKVEPRFGSPLMAFAWYRSEPLPGFANQTAMTLVQQGRAGDVLAYIDAVDAGVFA
- the hslO gene encoding Hsp33 family molecular chaperone HslO, whose protein sequence is MTPDILTLDAALGVTVPARNARGRAARIGPSLRRILSAHAYPPPIERMLAEALALTALLGSLLKDPGGQLTLQAQTQGGVVDLLVCDYKGGELRGYVRHDPVKLADAAHAPTLKTLFGEGYLAITFDQPATDERYQGIVPLEGDSLAEAAQSYFTQSEQIPSIVRLAAEKKADGWVAGGILFQHLPEGEEGRERLHTRLDHPDWDHVAVLAGSVRPEELTDETLSLDALVWRLFHEEEEVRVLPGAPLSRGCRCDPDYVRSVIARFPEEEREQMKNDEGVIRVDCEFCSTSFPLVFD
- a CDS encoding RES family NAD+ phosphorylase encodes the protein MDYRGTLYRSLNPLYARQPLSGEGAARFGGRFNPRGVPALYTALTIATAIREANQAGDLQPTTLVAYRATFTNLFDCRDAAVLARFEMTAETLADPAWREAMRKDGRAPTQDFALALIAAGHPGMLVRSFARGAAPDDLNLVLWRWTGDGARLSVIDDEARLG
- a CDS encoding tetratricopeptide repeat protein, whose translation is MAEKPALPPADTIAACNRWLQTVRASSFDKGLAMSAQADAFSRVGDEVEATRLRRAAVGAYGHSLSGYPSDSAAHWNSGVLMRQLGDFEQAREAFLAHTQLESDRGDGWFELGMVEVELRRFPDAIAHLTRAIERLPGEARPLAGRGIAYRLAGDCARADLDFDEARRRDPADPLLKVADEMFPPVVESPASAKPGLVVDDG
- a CDS encoding DUF3617 domain-containing protein, with amino-acid sequence MSRVAPFMLLAALAGGFAEAARAPSVLPGVEPGLWEVSRDATGRGARRGCLPDMELLATYAHAGDRCKRTILANSPRRLLMTLDCGPGDFGRSEITVTTPRSLKLSTQGFHRGEPYDLSIYARRVGECPISGRR
- the queC gene encoding 7-cyano-7-deazaguanine synthase QueC, whose amino-acid sequence is MPSTPSTAVVLLSGGLDSMVCAALARERGFRVCALTVDYGQRHRVELEAAKRIAADLADRHVILPLDLRAFGGSALTADFAVPKDGVGEGIPVTYVPARNTIFLSLALGLAEASGARDLFVGVNALDYSGYPDCRPDFVAAFERLANLATKAGVEGDPFTIHAPLQDMTKADIAREAARLGLDAGLSHSCYDPGPDGGACGECDACRLRAMGFEQAGLPDPTRYAAAP
- a CDS encoding YceI family protein, translated to MHKSLAFVAALALAGTAAIAAQPAPQSAAAAARLVQAGRYTVDANHTQVVWSVDHFGFSRLYGMVGAMSGTLNIDPANTRNAKVAIDIPLSGLTVTSPGFAKHLATADLFDTAKFPTARFVSRSVTVRGTQATIAGDLTLRGVTKPLTLDARLHGAGANPMNKKQTVGFSATATLKRSDFNLGYAVPAVSDDVKLEITAAFEK
- a CDS encoding cold-shock protein, producing the protein MITGTVKFFNADKGYGFISPEDGSGDAFVHISAVEAAGMRTLDRDQKVQYELQSGRDGRASAVNLQSA